Proteins from a genomic interval of Phycisphaerae bacterium:
- a CDS encoding PEP-CTERM sorting domain-containing protein (PEP-CTERM proteins occur, often in large numbers, in the proteomes of bacteria that also encode an exosortase, a predicted intramembrane cysteine proteinase. The presence of a PEP-CTERM domain at a protein's C-terminus predicts cleavage within the sorting domain, followed by covalent anchoring to some some component of the (usually Gram-negative) cell surface. Many PEP-CTERM proteins exhibit an unusual sequence composition that includes large numbers of potential glycosylation sites. Expression of one such protein has been shown restore the ability of a bacterium to form floc, a type of biofilm.) → MKKICLVAGGFLALAVAAPVSASTITIDLFQDGGGENADPLNGLAARATFESSGPLLTILLQNTSSGIPDGFSAADSLLVSLGMNLPTGVVILSGDSASIGVDSVGLAEWSTLRAGDNVNAEWAWTNAGGGDLLESFAQVITTSQGNHGLTSFGGGKARVGGPFGGIAPNPLIRSIPNKHVAVSNSIEFVLTLSDVLSQAELQELALGSIVEFGSDQRYLYVPEPASLVLFLAGMIVIRRSAGRRRTV, encoded by the coding sequence ATGAAGAAGATTTGTCTCGTGGCGGGCGGTTTTCTTGCGCTCGCGGTCGCCGCGCCGGTCTCGGCGAGCACGATCACCATAGATTTGTTTCAGGACGGCGGAGGAGAGAATGCGGATCCGCTCAACGGGCTCGCGGCTCGGGCCACTTTCGAATCGAGCGGGCCACTCCTCACCATACTCCTGCAAAACACCAGCAGCGGCATACCAGACGGCTTTAGCGCGGCGGACTCGCTTCTTGTGTCGCTGGGAATGAATCTGCCGACCGGCGTGGTTATTTTGTCCGGCGATAGCGCGTCCATCGGAGTGGACTCGGTCGGGCTGGCGGAGTGGTCGACTCTGCGGGCTGGCGACAACGTGAACGCGGAATGGGCGTGGACCAATGCCGGCGGCGGCGATCTGCTTGAATCCTTTGCCCAGGTCATTACCACCAGCCAGGGTAACCACGGACTGACGAGCTTCGGCGGGGGTAAGGCGCGAGTCGGCGGGCCGTTTGGGGGCATTGCGCCGAATCCGCTGATTCGGTCCATCCCCAACAAGCATGTTGCGGTCAGCAATTCAATCGAATTCGTGCTGACGTTGTCGGATGTGTTGTCGCAGGCGGAGCTTCAGGAGCTGGCGCTGGGCAGCATCGTCGAATTCGGCTCCGACCAACGATACCTGTATGTACCCGAGCCTGCATCCCTCGTTCTGTTTCTGGCCGGGATGATCGTCATTCGGCGATCGGCGGGGCGCCGACGCACCGTTTGA
- the atpD gene encoding F0F1 ATP synthase subunit beta: MANATNVGKITQVIGSTLDAEFPEDQMPRLYNALQVNVDRKIGKQSRKELLTCEVASHLGGGRIRAIALGSTDGLKRGIDILDTGAPVSVPVGKETLGRVFNLLGDPIDGRGAVQAKDRRPIHHEPANFDQLTPKTEQLVTGIKVVDLLAPFVRGGKTGLFGGAGLGKTVIIQEMIARIAREHSGFSVFAGVGERTREGNDLWLEMQEAEFKDTEGKTKKVIEHTAMVFGQMNEPPGARLRVALSALTMAEYFRDESGADTMLFIDNIFRFSQAGSEVSALLGRMPSAVGYQPTLSTEMGELQERITSTTQGAVTSVQAVYVPADDLTDPAPATAFTHLDAFIVLARSISEKGIYPAIDPLASSSRILDAQYIGDRHYNCAKRVQQILQRYRDLQDIIAILGVDELSQEDKLLVARARKIERFFSQPFYVAETFTGFPGNYTQLEDTIRSFEGICEGKYDQLPEQAFMYVGAVEEAVEKAKKLQA, encoded by the coding sequence GTGGCGAACGCAACGAATGTCGGAAAAATCACGCAGGTCATCGGCTCGACGCTGGACGCCGAGTTTCCCGAGGATCAGATGCCTCGGCTGTACAACGCGCTCCAGGTGAACGTGGACCGGAAAATCGGCAAGCAGTCGCGCAAGGAATTGCTCACCTGCGAAGTTGCCAGCCACCTGGGCGGCGGACGCATCCGCGCCATCGCTCTCGGAAGCACCGACGGTCTGAAGCGGGGCATCGACATCCTCGACACCGGCGCACCCGTGTCCGTTCCGGTCGGTAAAGAAACATTGGGCCGCGTTTTCAATCTTCTTGGCGATCCCATCGACGGTCGCGGGGCCGTGCAGGCCAAGGACCGCCGGCCGATTCACCATGAGCCCGCGAACTTTGACCAATTGACACCCAAGACCGAGCAGCTCGTGACGGGCATCAAGGTCGTCGACCTGCTCGCTCCGTTCGTTCGCGGCGGCAAGACGGGCTTATTCGGCGGCGCCGGCCTCGGCAAGACCGTCATTATCCAGGAGATGATCGCCCGCATTGCCCGCGAGCACAGCGGCTTTTCCGTCTTCGCGGGCGTCGGCGAGCGCACGCGCGAGGGCAACGACCTGTGGCTCGAAATGCAGGAGGCGGAATTCAAGGACACGGAGGGCAAGACGAAGAAGGTCATCGAGCATACGGCGATGGTCTTTGGCCAGATGAACGAGCCGCCGGGTGCGCGGTTGCGCGTGGCGCTGTCCGCTCTGACGATGGCAGAGTATTTCCGCGACGAATCCGGCGCGGACACGATGCTGTTCATCGACAACATCTTCCGTTTCAGCCAGGCGGGCTCGGAAGTGTCCGCGCTGCTGGGCCGAATGCCCAGCGCCGTCGGATATCAGCCGACGCTCTCGACGGAGATGGGCGAACTTCAGGAGCGGATTACTTCGACCACTCAAGGCGCGGTGACGTCCGTGCAGGCCGTATATGTCCCGGCGGATGACCTGACCGACCCGGCCCCGGCGACGGCCTTTACGCACCTCGACGCGTTCATCGTGCTGGCCCGCTCGATTTCGGAAAAGGGCATTTACCCGGCGATTGATCCGCTGGCCTCGTCGAGCCGCATTCTCGACGCACAGTACATCGGCGATCGGCACTACAACTGCGCCAAGCGGGTGCAGCAGATTCTGCAACGCTACCGCGACCTGCAGGACATCATTGCCATTCTCGGCGTGGACGAACTTTCGCAGGAGGACAAGCTGCTCGTCGCCAGGGCTCGAAAGATCGAACGATTCTTTTCGCAACCGTTCTACGTCGCCGAGACCTTTACGGGCTTCCCCGGCAACTACACGCAGCTCGAAGATACGATCCGCAGCTTCGAGGGTATTTGCGAAGGCAAATACGACCAGCTGCCGGAGCAGGCCTTCATGTACGTCGGGGCGGTCGAAGAGGCAGTGGAGAAGGCGAAGAAGCTCCAGGCCTGA
- a CDS encoding redoxin domain-containing protein, whose translation MNPMKLRWLCMAFLMAGLTLPTRADDEDEPDVPAILKAVDSATKALTEVSYDAEFHAEGENAEQYPLVKGKVELREAKKGLIGSMFGGGANLLHFKGKFQPPGSEEELQFESACDGKNVYAIDFAQEVFTQGKYPEASRILAPGLRLYMQEYVHATPFSDEINAKSAKHESVKKVGDVECDVIYVVYSEGVEARWFFGKKDHLPRRVERMDFSEEGELKAALILVVKNLDTKPGLSDAAFRLDAPEGYKSKEFEAGGGEAAALLPKGSAAPDWELKTAEGETVSLTEQKGKVVVLAFWATHSGPSKLSMPGIQKLHDEFKSKPVLVWGVNCWESRDPVQYMKKKGYTFGLLMDGDKVADKYRLNNLPAFYVIDGEGKIAYGSLGFLKDKDKELAKAVEEALKKGKS comes from the coding sequence ATGAACCCGATGAAACTACGGTGGTTGTGCATGGCGTTCCTGATGGCCGGTCTTACCCTGCCGACGCGGGCGGACGATGAGGACGAGCCGGATGTACCGGCGATCCTCAAGGCAGTGGATTCAGCGACCAAGGCCCTGACTGAGGTGTCCTACGACGCGGAGTTCCACGCGGAAGGGGAAAATGCCGAACAGTATCCTCTGGTCAAGGGAAAAGTGGAGCTTCGGGAAGCCAAGAAGGGTCTGATCGGGAGCATGTTCGGTGGCGGCGCCAATCTTTTGCATTTCAAGGGAAAGTTCCAGCCGCCCGGCTCGGAAGAGGAATTGCAATTTGAATCGGCCTGCGACGGGAAAAACGTCTACGCCATCGATTTCGCTCAAGAAGTGTTCACGCAGGGGAAATATCCCGAGGCGAGCCGGATCCTGGCCCCGGGCTTGCGGCTCTACATGCAGGAATACGTTCATGCGACGCCATTTTCCGACGAAATCAATGCGAAGTCGGCAAAGCATGAGAGCGTAAAAAAAGTCGGCGACGTGGAATGCGATGTGATCTACGTCGTCTATTCGGAGGGCGTGGAGGCACGGTGGTTCTTCGGCAAGAAGGATCACCTGCCGCGGCGCGTCGAGCGCATGGACTTCAGCGAAGAGGGCGAACTTAAAGCCGCGCTAATTCTGGTCGTGAAAAACCTGGACACCAAGCCGGGCCTGAGCGATGCGGCCTTTCGGCTCGATGCCCCCGAAGGCTACAAGTCCAAAGAATTCGAAGCGGGCGGCGGTGAAGCGGCCGCGCTGCTCCCCAAGGGCAGTGCCGCGCCGGATTGGGAACTGAAGACCGCTGAGGGTGAGACCGTGAGCCTTACGGAGCAGAAGGGCAAAGTCGTCGTGCTGGCATTCTGGGCGACCCATAGCGGGCCGTCAAAGTTGTCGATGCCCGGGATTCAAAAGTTGCACGACGAATTCAAGAGCAAACCCGTGCTGGTGTGGGGTGTCAATTGCTGGGAAAGCCGCGATCCGGTGCAGTACATGAAGAAAAAGGGCTACACGTTCGGCCTGCTCATGGACGGCGACAAGGTCGCGGACAAGTACCGGCTGAACAATCTGCCGGCGTTCTATGTCATCGACGGTGAGGGCAAGATCGCCTATGGCTCGCTGGGATTCCTGAAGGACAAGGACAAAGAACTGGCCAAGGCGGTCGAAGAGGCGCTGAAAAAGGGCAAATCCTAG